A single genomic interval of Flavihumibacter rivuli harbors:
- a CDS encoding thiamine pyrophosphate-binding protein, which produces MATTPPPPPAGPTVAAGILHYLAIEQVDHVFGIPGGGLANLLVAFKDNRDKFKYIVCRQETGAAYIADGYYRASGKLGVVMVTTGPGATNALTGVMNAQNDGSAMLLITGEVNESFFGLGYLQEGTDSKLNIDGIYASALGFTAMVTAGSNLEAILKQALRDAFSVPRNAVHLSIPNDVTVSPIPSPHFASSPASYRAEPKGVALEEVENALGAITNCKRPLIMLGNGCRQALSDPATLAALVKFAETYAIPVMTTADGKGIFPESHDLSLRVYGIASCEWPYYWLNAAQGEDPYDGIMVIGSSLGELATNKWLPMLLPANNGPFIQVDMSQAVIGRSFPVTHGIVGEAGAFIRSMAKLIPAFTPDPALVKTRQTILGVIKKQYSPFVSPTQYNSTATPAEPAALMRVLQETLPATQPAFIFLDAGNCVGWGVHYLSVSTPWAIHSSLSMGPMGFGVGAALGAKFANPKATCIGIVGDGAFLMHGAEVSTASQYQQGVIWLVLNDNNLGMVSQGQANFFPDPSDPNIWEELYELGKPDLAKVAEGYGADAWNVDSPGALAAIMPKVLANANTQNKPQVIIAHINSASVPPYYDPKYNPPPPPH; this is translated from the coding sequence ATGGCGACAACGCCCCCTCCCCCTCCTGCAGGGCCCACTGTGGCCGCCGGCATCCTTCATTACCTTGCCATTGAACAGGTAGACCATGTATTCGGCATACCTGGTGGCGGCTTGGCCAACCTCCTGGTTGCGTTTAAGGATAACCGTGATAAATTCAAATACATTGTCTGCCGCCAGGAAACCGGTGCTGCCTATATTGCCGATGGCTACTACAGGGCCAGCGGCAAGCTCGGGGTGGTGATGGTCACTACGGGACCGGGCGCCACCAATGCCCTCACCGGGGTCATGAATGCCCAGAATGATGGCAGCGCCATGCTGCTGATCACAGGCGAAGTGAATGAAAGCTTTTTTGGCCTGGGATACTTACAGGAAGGCACTGACTCGAAACTTAATATAGATGGCATCTATGCGTCAGCCCTGGGTTTTACGGCGATGGTTACAGCAGGAAGCAACCTGGAAGCCATCCTGAAGCAGGCCCTTCGTGACGCCTTTTCGGTTCCACGCAATGCCGTTCACCTCAGCATCCCGAATGATGTTACGGTCAGCCCCATACCCAGTCCCCATTTTGCCAGTAGTCCAGCCAGCTACCGTGCCGAGCCCAAAGGGGTAGCACTGGAAGAAGTAGAAAACGCCCTTGGCGCCATCACCAATTGCAAGCGCCCATTGATCATGCTCGGTAACGGTTGCCGCCAGGCACTCAGCGATCCCGCAACATTGGCTGCCCTGGTAAAATTCGCCGAGACCTATGCCATACCTGTCATGACCACCGCAGATGGAAAAGGCATCTTCCCGGAATCACATGATCTTTCCCTGAGGGTATATGGCATAGCCAGCTGCGAATGGCCTTATTACTGGCTGAATGCTGCACAGGGCGAGGATCCTTATGATGGCATTATGGTGATCGGGTCATCCCTGGGAGAACTCGCCACCAACAAATGGCTGCCCATGCTTTTACCTGCCAATAATGGCCCCTTCATCCAGGTAGATATGTCGCAAGCAGTGATCGGGCGCTCCTTCCCCGTAACCCATGGTATAGTCGGAGAAGCCGGCGCCTTTATCCGCTCCATGGCCAAACTCATACCGGCCTTTACACCCGATCCGGCACTGGTCAAAACCAGGCAAACCATCCTAGGCGTCATCAAAAAACAGTATAGTCCATTTGTTAGCCCTACCCAGTATAATTCCACCGCTACCCCTGCTGAACCAGCTGCATTGATGAGGGTCTTACAGGAAACCCTTCCGGCAACGCAACCTGCTTTCATTTTCCTGGATGCCGGCAATTGCGTGGGATGGGGTGTCCATTACCTGTCCGTGAGCACGCCCTGGGCCATCCATAGTTCCCTATCCATGGGCCCCATGGGATTTGGTGTCGGCGCGGCACTCGGTGCCAAATTTGCCAACCCCAAGGCTACCTGTATCGGCATTGTAGGCGATGGCGCATTCCTGATGCATGGCGCCGAGGTCTCCACCGCCAGCCAATACCAGCAAGGCGTGATCTGGCTCGTCCTGAATGACAATAACCTGGGAATGGTCAGCCAGGGCCAGGCCAATTTCTTCCCTGATCCTTCAGATCCCAATATCTGGGAAGAACTCTACGAACTGGGAAAACCAGACCTGGCAAAAGTGGCAGAAGGCTATGGGGCTGATGCCTGGAATGTTGATTCCCCCGGGGCATTAGCCGCAATCATGCCCAAGGTCCTGGCCAATGCCAATACACAGAATAAGCCGCAGGTGATCATTGCCCATATCAATTCCGCCAGCGTCCCGCCCTATTACGACCCCAAGTATAATCCACCACCCCCGCCCCATTGA
- a CDS encoding flavin monoamine oxidase family protein, with translation MKKTKSTTIVYDIAVVGGGVSGVYTAWRLMTANPASSALLKKMAGKDGKLRIALFEGSDRIGGRLLSARPPGFPNMVCEIGGMRYVSSQLLVSSLVENELKLPTHEQVVDQPINIVYTRGTRLRNYQLSDPGVLPYQLSAKEKAWLSQGNTASNLIGWAVEQLFPQVAKLSGEKLEKFLQQATLDGTPLYEYGFWNILAKVMSNEAYQVARTTVGYDSLGMNANAVNCIAEYFNFTPDVKYYLFNEGYDSVPWALQQRFEAAGGEVIMNTWLQGFDEIKMADGSRGVEMQFAGNNTNYTVQAKALVLAMPKRSLELLEQKGPVMDPHRAPHVRYLMNAVEPVDLYKMFLAYPRPWWEKAFVTQGRSLTDIPVRQCYYWGVEGRQTGGDPNNTNALLMAYDDMSSSEFWGGMRNRPLGSGDAVRWTTPGNKLVKELMSGPRNFDRKKMPHAQKDKNNDWGKRLRENWDKHTAPKKMVEEMHRQLGVIHNISDAPAPMEAAFKDWSDDPYGGAVHFWNPGYKPWEVLQAMTQPVSDFPCFVVGEAYSTNQTWVEGALQTAEIVLQKHFKLLAPKWLKNGK, from the coding sequence ATGAAAAAGACAAAAAGCACTACCATCGTTTATGATATAGCCGTCGTTGGCGGAGGTGTTTCAGGTGTTTATACCGCCTGGCGGTTGATGACCGCAAATCCAGCCAGTTCGGCCCTCCTTAAAAAAATGGCCGGCAAGGACGGGAAACTCCGCATCGCACTGTTTGAAGGAAGTGACCGCATCGGCGGAAGGCTGCTATCCGCGCGCCCTCCGGGATTTCCCAATATGGTATGTGAGATAGGCGGGATGCGTTATGTTTCTTCCCAACTACTGGTCTCCAGCCTCGTTGAAAACGAACTCAAGCTGCCCACCCATGAGCAGGTAGTGGACCAACCGATCAATATCGTGTACACCAGGGGAACCAGGTTGCGCAATTACCAATTGTCAGACCCTGGTGTACTACCCTATCAACTTTCAGCCAAAGAAAAGGCCTGGCTCAGCCAGGGCAATACGGCCAGCAACCTTATTGGCTGGGCGGTGGAGCAACTCTTTCCCCAGGTGGCCAAACTAAGCGGGGAGAAACTGGAAAAGTTCCTGCAGCAGGCTACACTCGACGGCACACCCTTGTATGAATATGGCTTCTGGAATATCCTGGCCAAGGTCATGAGCAATGAAGCGTACCAGGTTGCCCGCACCACAGTAGGTTACGATTCCCTGGGCATGAATGCGAATGCTGTTAATTGTATTGCGGAATATTTCAACTTCACCCCTGATGTTAAATACTATCTTTTTAACGAGGGCTATGATAGCGTACCCTGGGCATTACAGCAGAGGTTCGAAGCAGCCGGTGGGGAAGTGATCATGAACACCTGGTTACAAGGTTTTGACGAGATCAAAATGGCAGATGGTTCCCGTGGAGTGGAAATGCAATTTGCAGGAAACAATACCAATTATACCGTGCAGGCCAAAGCCCTGGTATTGGCCATGCCCAAGCGTTCCCTGGAATTACTGGAACAGAAAGGTCCTGTCATGGATCCGCATCGCGCACCGCATGTGAGGTACCTGATGAACGCGGTGGAACCGGTTGACCTCTACAAGATGTTCCTCGCCTATCCCCGTCCATGGTGGGAAAAAGCATTTGTGACCCAGGGAAGGTCCCTTACCGATATTCCGGTTCGCCAATGCTACTATTGGGGGGTGGAAGGCAGGCAAACTGGCGGCGATCCCAATAACACCAATGCCTTGCTAATGGCTTATGATGACATGAGTAGTTCAGAATTCTGGGGAGGAATGAGGAACAGGCCGCTGGGATCGGGCGATGCTGTGCGTTGGACCACACCAGGAAATAAACTGGTAAAGGAATTGATGAGCGGCCCCAGGAACTTTGACCGGAAGAAAATGCCACACGCGCAAAAGGACAAGAACAATGATTGGGGAAAGCGTTTAAGGGAGAACTGGGACAAACATACAGCACCCAAAAAGATGGTGGAAGAGATGCACCGGCAGCTGGGTGTTATCCATAACATCAGTGATGCCCCCGCACCAATGGAAGCGGCTTTCAAAGACTGGTCTGATGACCCCTATGGTGGTGCTGTCCACTTCTGGAACCCTGGCTATAAACCGTGGGAAGTATTACAGGCCATGACCCAACCCGTAAGTGATTTTCCCTGCTTTGTGGTTGGCGAGGCCTATTCCACCAACCAGACCTGGGTAGAAGGCGCCCTCCAGACAGCGGAGATCGTCCTGCAAAAGCATTTCAAATTATTGGCACCTAAATGGCTGAAAAATGGTAAATAA
- a CDS encoding AAA and adenylate/guanylate cyclase domain-containing protein, translated as MEIPSFPENQSEKVISSFVPVLLRERFRKAPERIPGEELSGDQAVLLWLDICAFSPMANRLLQQYQDGVEVLSRILKQHYDPLLQTIRQYGGQPLLFAGDGVLAAWPCSKSDIREVLLHTLACAQTISSNPKGTNDLGEPLVLHVVVASGPFQLMELAINDGRWLYAILGRALSDLRLAAGERAPGEVLISANTQSLIEGRIKCRKLSEHAAVLDQQVEDFNIPVAEEGPLTPLALRKLEPFIPRPLSYNLDVERLRWIEELRPVNIVFVQLHDFAPESDDAHLRLQDAVRKVTPVIASYQGILGNVWFDEKAANLLIEFGPPPAVHQDNPARALKTAIQIHEVLEGEGFDNSIGVTSGRAFCGILGNDLLRQYTVIGDVVNLAARLSQLRKRGVCCDEATMKGATGVFHFGEPLMLAVKGQSNLVKVWEVDHQNLVQAGVHFDIPVVGRAKELQELLQHFKTVANGGRVAVLMEGESGLGKTKLLNEFRKNLPQQGNIKVLVTAGDAVEKDIPYFPWRSIFSALSGVDGIADLSQQQEHLSRFLGDSNQSSGALLNGVFGFTLPESDQVRAMAPHQRAEETKRLLVSLLAREAEDQKLVVIIDDAQWLDDTSWTLLKEVVGQIDGMMTVVALQSIEGFSELVQLKELGAIHYKLGGLSPADQEKLIRTAIGVEDVPSHISGTIIMLSRGNPFFCLELSNALVKDGALQVVDSVCELAPGIDLGTLTFPETIHGMVRRRIDTIDQGPKLALKVASVTGIRFATDLVQKVFPISQERDHVPVFLKENNRVGLILQELADGAQGYMFNNAVTRDVAYEMILSEQKLRLHKDTAIWYEEQFSENLRPFLSRLAYHWERAGDHLKGAEYLEQEAIHLFSNGFARESVEVGLKGIQLLGVELPKDPAAIGQKIGEHMGAIGALMAGRHPMELIDHKQLDDPRIERVILMMLRVGPFAFQSQQIELFALISVTCLRMTLEHGNGHYAADVYSMYSAIHRGMTGDRIGGYTWSELALALDKKNGHTLFSRVAFVHTWFHNHWVKPFASSLPLALEAAEAGMASNDILFACFNLSGYVVYQTACGRPLETIIETSRKHMLINGKRVMNAAFHLVLEMQFARAMAGKTISRFSFTDELVNEEQDLASIFSTQLGNQIGYYMVARVKLHAHYGDWRGALQWVDNTQPLIKAFEGQVAEIDLVLFEALAALFGAIETEGHERVALLERAGSVTAILKGWAELCPANYLHKALMLEAFAAGINRGLAIAEEGFDQAVSVIPEGEFLQDRAILEECRLAIQQLHGSTLTALPAAIEAYGQWGAFGKIDYLREKYS; from the coding sequence ATGGAAATACCATCCTTCCCTGAAAACCAGTCGGAAAAGGTAATCAGTAGCTTTGTTCCTGTTCTTTTAAGGGAAAGATTCAGGAAGGCACCTGAAAGAATTCCAGGCGAGGAATTGTCCGGTGACCAGGCTGTTCTATTGTGGCTGGATATATGTGCTTTCTCCCCAATGGCCAATAGGTTGCTTCAACAATACCAGGACGGCGTGGAGGTGCTTTCCAGGATATTAAAACAACATTATGATCCGCTGTTGCAAACCATAAGGCAATATGGTGGACAGCCTTTGTTGTTTGCCGGTGATGGCGTTCTTGCTGCCTGGCCATGTTCCAAATCAGACATCCGGGAAGTGCTCCTGCATACCCTTGCCTGTGCACAGACGATCAGCTCAAATCCCAAAGGTACTAATGATCTTGGCGAACCACTCGTTCTGCATGTAGTGGTGGCCAGCGGGCCCTTTCAACTGATGGAATTGGCCATCAATGATGGCCGATGGTTGTATGCCATATTGGGAAGGGCTTTGAGTGATCTCCGTCTGGCTGCAGGAGAAAGGGCGCCTGGTGAAGTGTTGATCTCAGCCAATACCCAATCATTGATAGAAGGCAGGATAAAATGCAGGAAATTATCTGAACATGCTGCCGTGTTGGATCAACAGGTGGAAGATTTCAACATACCAGTTGCGGAGGAAGGACCATTGACGCCATTAGCGCTCAGGAAGCTTGAGCCCTTCATTCCAAGGCCGCTTTCGTACAACCTTGATGTGGAAAGACTCCGTTGGATCGAAGAATTGCGGCCTGTCAATATTGTTTTTGTACAACTCCACGATTTTGCCCCGGAATCGGATGATGCTCATCTTCGGTTACAAGACGCCGTTAGAAAGGTTACTCCTGTCATAGCCAGTTACCAGGGTATCCTTGGTAATGTTTGGTTTGATGAAAAAGCCGCCAATTTACTGATCGAGTTCGGCCCTCCGCCGGCGGTACACCAGGATAATCCGGCCCGGGCTTTGAAGACGGCTATTCAAATCCATGAAGTCCTGGAAGGGGAAGGATTTGACAATAGCATTGGGGTTACTTCAGGGAGAGCTTTTTGTGGAATTTTGGGGAATGACCTGCTCAGGCAATATACAGTGATTGGGGATGTGGTTAACCTTGCTGCGCGCTTATCACAATTGCGCAAGCGGGGAGTTTGTTGTGATGAAGCAACAATGAAAGGCGCTACGGGCGTATTTCATTTCGGGGAGCCGCTGATGCTGGCGGTGAAGGGACAATCCAACCTTGTTAAGGTTTGGGAGGTCGATCATCAAAACCTCGTTCAGGCGGGTGTGCATTTTGATATACCTGTGGTTGGCAGGGCAAAGGAATTACAGGAACTCCTTCAGCATTTTAAGACTGTGGCGAATGGAGGCAGGGTTGCTGTATTGATGGAAGGGGAGAGCGGACTGGGCAAAACAAAATTGCTGAATGAATTCAGGAAAAATCTTCCCCAACAAGGAAATATAAAAGTGCTGGTCACGGCTGGGGATGCTGTTGAAAAAGACATACCCTATTTTCCCTGGCGGTCAATATTCTCCGCCCTCTCTGGAGTGGATGGCATTGCTGACCTTTCACAACAACAGGAACATCTTTCACGATTCCTGGGGGATAGCAATCAATCTTCAGGGGCCCTTCTCAATGGCGTCTTTGGCTTTACCCTTCCCGAAAGTGACCAGGTGAGGGCGATGGCTCCCCACCAAAGGGCAGAAGAAACAAAGCGCTTACTGGTCAGTCTATTGGCAAGGGAAGCGGAGGACCAGAAACTTGTAGTGATCATTGATGATGCGCAATGGTTGGATGATACCTCCTGGACCCTGTTAAAGGAAGTTGTCGGGCAAATTGATGGGATGATGACCGTTGTTGCTTTGCAATCCATTGAGGGGTTTTCTGAGTTGGTGCAATTGAAAGAACTGGGCGCCATACATTATAAGCTGGGGGGATTATCTCCAGCTGACCAGGAAAAACTGATCCGTACGGCGATCGGGGTTGAGGACGTGCCTTCCCATATTTCGGGTACCATCATCATGTTATCACGGGGAAACCCATTCTTCTGCCTGGAATTGAGCAATGCCCTGGTGAAAGATGGTGCCTTGCAGGTCGTTGATTCGGTTTGTGAACTGGCTCCTGGCATAGACCTCGGCACCCTTACCTTTCCAGAGACCATTCATGGTATGGTTCGGCGAAGGATCGATACCATTGACCAGGGGCCAAAACTGGCATTGAAGGTGGCCAGTGTAACGGGAATCCGTTTTGCTACAGACCTTGTTCAAAAGGTCTTTCCTATTTCACAGGAACGGGACCATGTGCCGGTCTTCCTTAAGGAAAACAACAGGGTTGGATTGATACTGCAGGAGTTGGCCGATGGGGCGCAGGGATATATGTTCAACAACGCCGTAACAAGGGATGTTGCCTATGAAATGATCCTTTCAGAACAAAAGCTACGCCTTCACAAGGATACTGCCATCTGGTATGAGGAACAGTTCAGCGAAAACCTCAGGCCATTCCTTTCACGGTTAGCCTACCATTGGGAGCGCGCCGGTGATCATTTGAAAGGAGCGGAATACCTGGAACAGGAGGCGATCCACCTGTTCAGTAATGGCTTTGCCAGGGAATCTGTTGAAGTTGGTTTAAAGGGAATCCAGTTGCTGGGCGTTGAATTGCCGAAGGACCCGGCTGCCATTGGCCAAAAGATTGGTGAGCATATGGGTGCTATCGGTGCCCTGATGGCAGGCCGCCATCCAATGGAACTGATTGACCATAAGCAGCTCGATGACCCAAGGATCGAAAGGGTCATCCTTATGATGTTAAGGGTTGGACCATTTGCCTTCCAAAGCCAGCAGATCGAATTGTTTGCATTGATCTCAGTGACCTGTCTGCGGATGACCCTTGAGCATGGCAACGGGCATTATGCTGCAGATGTGTACAGCATGTATTCTGCCATCCATCGGGGAATGACCGGTGATCGAATCGGTGGGTATACCTGGAGTGAACTGGCATTGGCTTTGGATAAGAAGAATGGGCATACGCTTTTTTCAAGGGTGGCATTTGTTCATACCTGGTTCCATAACCATTGGGTCAAACCATTTGCATCCAGTCTACCCTTAGCCCTGGAAGCGGCTGAGGCCGGAATGGCATCAAATGACATCCTTTTTGCCTGTTTTAATTTGTCAGGGTATGTCGTTTACCAGACCGCCTGTGGCAGGCCATTAGAGACGATCATAGAAACCTCCCGCAAGCACATGCTGATCAATGGCAAAAGGGTCATGAACGCCGCTTTTCACCTGGTACTGGAAATGCAATTCGCCAGGGCAATGGCTGGGAAAACGATCAGCCGGTTCTCATTCACCGATGAGTTGGTGAATGAAGAACAGGACCTCGCATCCATTTTTTCAACCCAGTTGGGCAACCAGATCGGTTATTATATGGTAGCCAGGGTAAAGCTTCATGCGCACTATGGTGATTGGCGCGGCGCACTGCAGTGGGTAGATAATACCCAACCCTTAATCAAGGCTTTTGAGGGGCAGGTCGCTGAGATCGACCTGGTGCTATTTGAAGCATTGGCAGCATTGTTCGGTGCTATAGAAACAGAGGGTCATGAAAGGGTGGCCTTATTGGAAAGAGCCGGTAGTGTCACTGCTATCCTGAAAGGATGGGCGGAGCTATGCCCCGCGAACTATCTCCATAAAGCCCTGATGCTTGAAGCGTTTGCTGCCGGAATAAATAGGGGACTTGCCATTGCTGAAGAGGGATTTGACCAGGCAGTTTCGGTTATCCCTGAAGGTGAGTTCCTGCAGGACAGGGCCATACTGGAGGAATGCCGGCTGGCAATTCAGCAATTACACGGGTCCACCTTAACCGCGCTACCTGCGGCCATTGAAGCCTACGGGCAATGGGGAGCTTTCGGTAAGATCGATTACCTCCGGGAAAAATATAGCTGA
- a CDS encoding VOC family protein produces MGKITPFLWYDGQAAEAAAYYTSLFPDSGMQQANPMITNFSLGGQDFIAMNGGPMFKLNPSISLFVTCATEAEVNELWNKLSEGASVLMPLNKYDWSPRYGWLQDKFGLSWQLMLGDPAQVGQKIVPCMLFVGNQYGNGEAAIRLYTGIFPGSSVSSLFHYGPQHAQMEGKLMHGQFRLGDTVMKAMDGFGDHQFGFNEAFSFFIHCKDQEEVDYFWGKLLEGGGMEQQCGWLKDKFGVSWQVVPERFAELMGGPDRAKADRVMKALMGMKKINLQVLEEA; encoded by the coding sequence ATGGGAAAGATCACCCCCTTCCTATGGTATGATGGCCAGGCGGCCGAGGCTGCAGCATACTATACTTCCCTTTTTCCCGATTCGGGAATGCAGCAGGCCAATCCCATGATCACCAATTTTTCATTGGGTGGCCAGGATTTCATTGCCATGAATGGTGGTCCCATGTTCAAGCTAAACCCTTCCATTTCCCTTTTCGTTACCTGTGCAACGGAAGCTGAGGTGAATGAACTATGGAATAAATTAAGTGAGGGGGCTTCTGTATTGATGCCCCTGAACAAATACGATTGGAGTCCTCGTTATGGCTGGCTTCAGGATAAGTTTGGACTATCCTGGCAACTGATGTTGGGAGATCCGGCGCAGGTAGGACAGAAGATCGTGCCCTGTATGCTCTTTGTTGGGAACCAGTATGGTAATGGCGAAGCTGCCATCAGGTTATATACCGGTATATTCCCGGGATCTTCCGTTAGCAGCCTATTTCATTACGGCCCGCAACATGCCCAAATGGAAGGAAAATTAATGCATGGGCAATTCCGGCTTGGCGATACGGTGATGAAGGCGATGGACGGTTTTGGTGATCACCAGTTTGGCTTCAATGAAGCATTCTCCTTTTTCATCCATTGCAAGGACCAGGAAGAAGTGGATTACTTCTGGGGTAAGCTTCTGGAAGGAGGGGGAATGGAACAGCAATGCGGGTGGTTAAAGGACAAGTTTGGGGTTTCCTGGCAGGTGGTGCCGGAGCGCTTCGCTGAGTTGATGGGGGGACCGGACCGGGCAAAGGCCGACCGGGTGATGAAGGCCTTAATGGGTATGAAGAAAATCAATTTACAGGTGCTTGAAGAAGCCTGA
- a CDS encoding SRPBCC domain-containing protein: MSPLVLSIEALIQAPVSKVWSMYTDPAHIVHWNFATPEWHCPHAENDLKKDGWFMSRMEARDGSFGFDFKGKYLAVEPFEHLAYQMEDDREVQVSFHQEGEMTRVIGRFEAEATNSPEMQQAGWQAILNNFKAYVEAHS, translated from the coding sequence ATGTCCCCACTAGTGCTTTCCATCGAGGCCCTGATACAGGCGCCTGTCAGCAAGGTTTGGTCCATGTACACCGACCCGGCCCATATCGTCCATTGGAATTTTGCTACCCCCGAATGGCATTGTCCGCATGCCGAGAACGACCTGAAAAAAGATGGTTGGTTCATGAGCCGGATGGAAGCCAGGGATGGTTCATTTGGTTTTGATTTCAAGGGTAAATACCTGGCTGTTGAGCCATTTGAACATTTGGCCTATCAAATGGAAGATGATCGTGAAGTACAGGTTTCCTTTCACCAGGAAGGGGAAATGACCAGGGTGATCGGCAGGTTTGAAGCCGAAGCCACCAATAGCCCGGAAATGCAGCAGGCAGGTTGGCAGGCCATCCTGAATAATTTCAAGGCCTATGTAGAGGCCCATTCATAA
- a CDS encoding SRPBCC domain-containing protein, translating to MKQSIRTEIIINSSKEKVWEILTSFSEYALWNPFIVKSEGKAEAGSRLRNTMLNNGKERTFRPIVLKAEPNQSLEWLGSLWVRGLFDGHHYFYIEAIGNGQVKFTQGENFSGLLVGPIMNAIGEDTRNNFVRFNNALKQRAEEMG from the coding sequence ATGAAACAAAGTATCAGGACAGAGATCATCATCAATTCCAGTAAGGAAAAGGTCTGGGAAATACTCACCAGCTTCAGCGAGTATGCATTATGGAACCCATTTATTGTGAAAAGTGAAGGTAAGGCAGAAGCAGGTTCAAGACTAAGGAATACCATGCTCAACAATGGGAAGGAGCGTACCTTCCGGCCGATTGTGTTGAAAGCAGAACCCAACCAATCATTGGAATGGCTGGGCAGCCTTTGGGTCAGGGGGTTGTTTGATGGCCACCATTATTTCTACATTGAGGCTATCGGTAATGGACAAGTGAAGTTTACCCAGGGGGAGAATTTTTCCGGACTGTTGGTTGGTCCCATCATGAATGCCATTGGGGAGGATACCCGCAATAATTTTGTGAGGTTCAATAATGCCTTGAAGCAAAGGGCAGAGGAAATGGGCTGA
- a CDS encoding Crp/Fnr family transcriptional regulator has translation MFSRLKTLVESQISLSRQEWQQFESAFTFRQVPRKFMLVREGDIARELYFVNKGVLRLFYNKEGEEVTGFLFSEGLFASSYESFLRRAPSIQSLETLEDADLLVLTSDALEKLYQDVPRINILTRKIAEQRFINAQLLLSSFIMETPEERYRKFAEQHPEILLRVPQHIIASYLGITPVSLSRIRARLSSK, from the coding sequence ATGTTTAGCCGGTTAAAAACATTAGTCGAGTCCCAAATTTCACTCAGTCGCCAGGAATGGCAGCAATTTGAGTCAGCCTTCACATTCAGGCAGGTGCCCCGGAAATTCATGTTGGTAAGGGAGGGGGATATTGCCAGGGAACTCTATTTCGTCAATAAGGGGGTCTTGCGGTTATTTTACAACAAGGAGGGAGAGGAAGTCACCGGCTTCCTGTTTAGTGAAGGATTGTTTGCCAGTAGTTATGAAAGTTTCCTTCGGAGGGCGCCAAGTATCCAATCATTGGAAACACTGGAAGATGCAGACCTGCTGGTATTGACCTCTGATGCATTGGAGAAGCTATACCAAGATGTACCCAGGATCAATATCCTAACCCGGAAGATCGCTGAACAGCGGTTCATCAATGCCCAATTATTGCTCTCTTCCTTTATCATGGAAACGCCCGAGGAACGATACCGGAAATTTGCGGAGCAGCATCCAGAGATCCTGCTGAGGGTTCCCCAACACATCATTGCGTCTTACCTGGGTATAACACCCGTATCCCTGAGCCGTATCCGCGCCAGGCTTTCTTCGAAGTAA
- a CDS encoding CDGSH iron-sulfur domain-containing protein, with protein MAKTIITINNNGSLRVEGDFEIRDKEGNLYDLGGRELVSLCRCGLSQNKPFCDGSHKGHFEHEAKAFALPPKKTT; from the coding sequence ATGGCAAAAACAATTATTACCATTAACAACAATGGCTCCCTCAGGGTGGAAGGGGATTTCGAGATCCGGGATAAGGAAGGAAACTTGTACGACCTGGGCGGCAGGGAATTAGTAAGCCTCTGCAGGTGTGGACTTTCCCAGAACAAGCCCTTCTGCGATGGATCCCATAAGGGACATTTTGAGCATGAAGCGAAGGCTTTTGCCTTGCCACCAAAAAAGACTACCTGA